A stretch of the Candidatus Palauibacter polyketidifaciens genome encodes the following:
- a CDS encoding PH domain-containing protein: MPSEAAAPAGAIEHRLHPLSVGFSLASQLRRAILPLIIGGASANFLGVVEMRSVLLIGLIPFVVGAVVRYLTFRYWYEEAELVIRSGLLFRRERHVPYARIQNLDAVQGVFHRVLGVVEVKLQTGGGQEPEATLTVLPLPALEALRARVREGKREAAGETAAAGDAATPAVVATSAGEAATGIPTEPAAADLASADSSEGRTLLHLPGRELLLHGLLQNRGMVLIAAAFGLAWELGFVERASDWVAGEQSWIGPAVEGAAADVVAAGIVATVAAISVLVVAFVIFARLLSVAWTLVRLHNYRVVRSEEGLRATFGMLTQVAATIPLRRVQTVTIHEGPLQRWAGRVAVGVQTAGGSQAGPQGNADPHRHQLAPILRRERLREFLREVIPELDAPEVNWEPVSPLAFRRVVRGTCFLATLASVPIYFTLGAWGVAFHAVFLAWAVFYARRYVACLGWALKDDMVWFRSGWLWRRTTIARYTRIQVVALRASPIDRWRGMASLRVDTAGAGAASHKVEIPYLPLDTARHLRTLLAAEAARTAFRW, encoded by the coding sequence ATGCCGTCTGAGGCGGCGGCGCCCGCCGGGGCCATCGAGCACCGGCTGCACCCGCTCTCCGTCGGCTTCTCGCTCGCAAGTCAACTCCGGCGGGCGATCCTGCCCCTGATCATCGGAGGCGCCTCGGCCAACTTCCTGGGCGTCGTGGAGATGCGTTCTGTCCTTCTCATCGGACTCATCCCCTTCGTGGTGGGTGCCGTGGTCCGCTACCTGACGTTCCGGTACTGGTACGAGGAGGCGGAACTCGTGATCCGGAGCGGTCTCCTGTTTCGGCGCGAGCGGCACGTCCCCTACGCGCGGATCCAGAACCTCGACGCCGTACAAGGCGTGTTCCACCGCGTGCTGGGTGTCGTGGAGGTCAAGCTCCAGACGGGCGGGGGACAGGAACCCGAGGCGACGCTGACCGTCCTCCCCCTGCCGGCCCTCGAAGCGCTGCGGGCGCGAGTGCGCGAGGGAAAGCGGGAGGCCGCCGGCGAGACGGCGGCTGCGGGGGACGCGGCGACTCCCGCCGTGGTGGCGACGAGTGCCGGGGAGGCGGCGACCGGCATACCCACCGAGCCAGCGGCGGCGGATCTTGCCTCGGCCGATTCCTCGGAGGGCCGCACGCTGCTGCATCTTCCCGGGCGCGAACTCCTGCTCCACGGCCTGCTCCAGAACCGCGGCATGGTGTTGATCGCGGCCGCCTTCGGCCTCGCGTGGGAACTGGGGTTCGTCGAACGGGCCTCCGATTGGGTCGCCGGGGAGCAGTCGTGGATCGGCCCGGCGGTCGAGGGCGCGGCGGCGGACGTGGTGGCGGCCGGCATCGTGGCGACCGTGGCCGCCATTTCGGTGCTGGTCGTCGCCTTCGTGATCTTCGCTCGACTGCTTTCCGTCGCCTGGACGCTCGTCCGCCTCCACAACTACCGGGTCGTGCGGTCCGAGGAGGGGCTGCGCGCCACGTTCGGGATGCTGACGCAGGTCGCCGCCACGATCCCGCTGCGGCGCGTTCAGACGGTGACGATCCACGAGGGGCCGCTGCAGCGCTGGGCGGGCCGCGTCGCCGTGGGCGTCCAGACCGCCGGAGGAAGCCAGGCCGGGCCGCAGGGGAACGCGGATCCGCACCGGCACCAACTCGCGCCGATCCTTCGGCGGGAACGCCTGCGCGAGTTCCTCCGGGAGGTGATCCCGGAGCTGGACGCCCCCGAGGTCAACTGGGAGCCCGTGTCCCCGCTCGCGTTCAGGCGCGTCGTGAGGGGAACGTGCTTCCTCGCCACGCTAGCGTCCGTTCCGATCTACTTCACCCTCGGCGCCTGGGGTGTTGCCTTCCACGCCGTCTTTCTGGCCTGGGCCGTGTTCTACGCGCGGCGCTACGTCGCCTGCCTCGGGTGGGCGCTAAAGGACGACATGGTCTGGTTCCGAAGCGGCTGGCTGTGGCGTCGCACGACCATCGCCCGCTACACCCGCATCCAGGTCGTGGCGCTGCGCGCGTCCCCGATCGACCGCTGGCGGGGTATGGCCAGCCTCCGCGTGGACACGGCCGGAGCAGGGGCCGCCTCCCACAAGGTCGAAATCCCCTACCTGCCCCTCGACACAGCCCGGCACCTACGGACGCTGCTGGCCGCGGAGGCCGCCCGAACCGCCTTCCGCTGGTAA
- a CDS encoding PH domain-containing protein produces MNESTHSIETPATPETAATTDTAGSAETAAGGIADGVRRSLNPKVIPLQRTIGGIVTACVSLPLGIAVGLLWAAAGPPPGVVAGLVSVWAVVTGGLGWWLYRWPVLHHRHASYAVHPDGIEIRKGVIWRQAISVARSRVQHTDVSQGPLERKYGLGTLGIYTAGTDHAKVSLDGLEHETALRIRDHLLPPAGDDAV; encoded by the coding sequence ATGAACGAGTCGACGCACAGCATCGAGACGCCGGCAACGCCGGAAACGGCGGCGACGACCGATACGGCGGGCTCCGCGGAGACGGCGGCCGGCGGCATTGCCGACGGGGTGCGCCGTTCACTCAATCCGAAGGTGATCCCGCTGCAGCGCACGATCGGCGGCATCGTCACGGCGTGCGTCTCGCTCCCGCTCGGCATCGCGGTCGGCCTGCTGTGGGCCGCGGCCGGGCCGCCACCCGGCGTCGTGGCGGGGCTCGTGAGCGTCTGGGCCGTTGTCACGGGCGGGCTCGGCTGGTGGCTGTACCGGTGGCCCGTCCTTCACCACCGCCACGCGTCCTACGCCGTGCACCCGGACGGGATCGAGATCCGCAAGGGCGTGATCTGGCGGCAGGCGATCAGCGTGGCGCGCTCCCGCGTCCAGCACACCGACGTGTCGCAGGGGCCGCTCGAGCGGAAGTACGGCCTCGGGACGCTGGGCATCTACACTGCGGGCACCGACCACGCCAAGGTCTCCCTCGACGGCCTGGAGCACGAAACCGCGCTCCGCATCCGGGATCATCTCCTGCCGCCCGCGGGGGACGATGCCGTCTGA
- a CDS encoding peptide chain release factor-like protein — protein MSAAESRSDEELLAECTVETFRAGGPGGQHQNKTESAVRLTHRPTGIVVTARESRSQHRNRARALERLRAALREREHTPQPRRPTKPTRASREERLEKKRRRSLTKRQRRRPESDE, from the coding sequence GTGAGTGCCGCGGAGTCACGCAGCGACGAAGAACTGCTCGCCGAGTGCACCGTCGAGACGTTCCGGGCCGGAGGTCCGGGCGGCCAGCACCAGAACAAGACGGAGTCGGCCGTCCGGCTCACGCACCGTCCCACCGGCATCGTCGTGACCGCGCGCGAGTCCCGCAGCCAGCACCGCAACCGGGCCCGTGCCCTGGAGCGGCTCCGCGCCGCCCTGCGCGAACGCGAGCACACGCCGCAACCCCGCCGCCCGACGAAGCCCACCCGAGCCTCCCGCGAGGAGCGGCTGGAAAAGAAACGGCGCCGCTCCCTCACGAAGAGGCAGCGGCGCCGTCCCGAGTCCGACGAGTAG
- a CDS encoding amidohydrolase family protein, giving the protein MTRMVKSIVAAAAVLGAVGLALPAEAAAQDGGTFAVQGATIHTVADGVIEGGTIVIRDGRIIAVGSDVDIPADAEIIDGEGKHVFPGMIDSFSSLGLTEVGAVAVTNDSGELGRWNPHLNAHTAIHPASEHIPVARANGITHSMVAPGGGGRGFGGGGSGIQGQATLVHLDGWTVEEMEIEKTAAMIIGWPTLSTGFRAFAGFGRPAGGRSFRRAQERFDEEVAEMDSWFVAAEHYRQAVASGSSRVPRNIQLEHLSRVLDRGMKVIVRANGWREIESAIEFAEKWNLDLVIAGGNGAREIAGTLAEKNIPVILGPVQRLPQGEDTAYDDPNTLPGVLHDAGVEIAFATFNSSDARTLPYEAANSVSWGLSKEAALEAVTLAPARVLGVDDRLGSLEIGKVGNLIVTDGDPLEITTRIEWVFIKGVPSDLDNKHDSLWEEYRNRPARRVTTTTT; this is encoded by the coding sequence ATGACACGCATGGTGAAGTCGATCGTCGCGGCGGCGGCCGTCCTTGGGGCCGTCGGACTCGCCCTGCCGGCTGAGGCCGCCGCGCAGGACGGCGGCACGTTCGCGGTGCAGGGGGCCACGATTCACACGGTGGCCGACGGAGTGATCGAGGGCGGGACGATCGTGATCCGGGACGGCCGCATCATCGCGGTCGGAAGCGATGTGGATATCCCGGCGGACGCCGAGATCATCGACGGGGAAGGGAAGCACGTCTTTCCCGGCATGATCGATTCGTTCAGCTCGCTCGGGCTCACGGAAGTCGGGGCCGTCGCGGTGACGAACGACTCGGGCGAGCTGGGGCGCTGGAACCCGCATCTCAACGCGCATACGGCGATCCACCCCGCCAGCGAGCACATCCCGGTCGCGCGCGCGAACGGGATCACGCACTCGATGGTCGCGCCCGGCGGGGGAGGGCGCGGCTTCGGCGGCGGAGGCTCCGGCATTCAGGGCCAGGCCACGCTCGTCCACCTCGACGGCTGGACGGTGGAGGAGATGGAGATCGAGAAGACCGCGGCCATGATCATCGGCTGGCCCACGCTGTCGACGGGGTTCCGCGCCTTCGCCGGCTTCGGCCGCCCGGCAGGGGGTCGTTCCTTCCGGCGGGCGCAGGAGCGCTTTGACGAGGAAGTGGCGGAGATGGATTCGTGGTTCGTCGCCGCGGAGCACTACCGGCAGGCGGTGGCGTCCGGATCGAGCCGCGTGCCCCGCAACATCCAGCTCGAGCACCTGTCGCGCGTCCTCGACCGGGGGATGAAGGTCATCGTGCGCGCGAACGGATGGCGCGAAATCGAGTCGGCCATCGAGTTCGCGGAGAAATGGAACCTGGACCTCGTCATCGCGGGCGGAAACGGCGCGCGCGAGATCGCCGGCACGCTGGCCGAGAAGAACATCCCCGTGATCCTGGGGCCGGTGCAGCGGCTGCCGCAGGGCGAGGACACCGCGTACGACGATCCGAACACGCTCCCCGGCGTGTTGCACGACGCGGGAGTCGAGATCGCGTTCGCGACCTTCAACTCGTCCGACGCGCGGACACTGCCCTACGAGGCCGCGAACTCCGTGTCGTGGGGGCTCTCGAAGGAGGCGGCGCTGGAGGCGGTGACGCTGGCCCCGGCGCGCGTGCTCGGCGTGGACGACCGGCTGGGGTCGCTGGAGATCGGGAAGGTGGGGAACCTGATCGTGACCGACGGCGATCCGCTCGAGATCACGACCCGGATCGAGTGGGTGTTCATCAAGGGCGTGCCGTCCGACCTGGACAACAAGCACGACAGCCTGTGGGAGGAATACAGGAACCGGCCGGCGCGGCGGGTGACGACGACGACGACCTGA
- a CDS encoding amidohydrolase family protein, which produces MRHPMTRAAERVGAGCLALGLAFAVALAAPGGVAAQEQPILITGATILTAADAGRIEDGAVLFESGRIVAVGPASEVDAPSDALVIDGTGKYVTPGIVDAHSHIAADAINEGAVSVSSMVSIHDVIDPTDIAIYREAAGGTTTSHVMHGSANPIGGNNAVIKHRWGADAQGLLFQGAPPTIKFALGENPKRAGSPTLPGQEARYPASRMGVMDVVRQAFIEASEYKAEWDTYRARVADGDRDAIPPRRNLTMDPLVEVLEGTRYVHAHSYRADEILQLMRVAEEFGFRIHVFQHVLEGYRVADEMAEHGAHASTFSDWWAYKMEAYEAIPHNAAIMTQRGVNVSINSDSGEEGRHLNQEAAKTMKWGGLSEAEALATVTINPAFQLLIDDRVGSLEAGKDADIVLWENYPLSSYARVRTTYIDGEVVFDVDADMAMRVEIAAEKAELREMLGEADEGDDSDNEREPGRQPGGER; this is translated from the coding sequence ATGAGACATCCGATGACACGGGCTGCCGAGCGAGTCGGAGCCGGATGCCTGGCGCTCGGCTTGGCGTTCGCCGTCGCGCTCGCGGCCCCGGGCGGGGTTGCCGCGCAGGAGCAGCCGATCCTCATCACGGGCGCGACGATTCTCACTGCGGCGGACGCCGGGCGGATCGAGGACGGCGCCGTCCTGTTCGAGAGCGGGCGCATCGTGGCCGTCGGTCCGGCCTCCGAGGTGGATGCGCCCTCCGACGCGCTGGTCATCGACGGCACGGGCAAGTACGTCACGCCCGGCATCGTCGATGCCCACTCCCACATCGCGGCCGACGCGATCAACGAGGGGGCGGTCTCCGTCTCCTCCATGGTTTCGATCCACGACGTGATCGACCCGACGGACATCGCGATCTACCGCGAGGCGGCGGGCGGCACGACGACGTCGCACGTCATGCACGGGAGCGCGAACCCGATCGGCGGCAACAACGCCGTGATCAAGCACCGTTGGGGCGCGGACGCGCAGGGCCTCCTCTTCCAGGGCGCGCCGCCCACCATCAAGTTCGCGCTGGGCGAGAACCCGAAGCGGGCCGGGAGCCCCACCCTCCCCGGCCAGGAGGCGCGCTATCCCGCCTCCCGCATGGGGGTGATGGACGTGGTCCGGCAGGCCTTCATCGAGGCCAGCGAGTACAAGGCCGAGTGGGACACCTACCGGGCGCGCGTGGCCGACGGTGACCGCGACGCGATCCCGCCGCGCCGCAACCTGACCATGGATCCGCTCGTCGAGGTCCTCGAAGGCACCCGCTACGTGCACGCGCACAGCTATCGCGCGGACGAGATCCTGCAGCTCATGCGGGTGGCCGAGGAGTTCGGCTTCCGCATCCACGTGTTCCAGCACGTCCTGGAAGGCTACCGCGTGGCCGACGAGATGGCGGAGCACGGGGCCCACGCCTCCACGTTCTCCGACTGGTGGGCCTACAAGATGGAGGCCTACGAGGCGATCCCGCACAACGCCGCGATCATGACGCAGCGCGGCGTCAACGTCTCCATCAACTCCGACAGCGGAGAAGAGGGGCGGCACCTGAACCAGGAGGCCGCCAAGACGATGAAGTGGGGTGGCCTGAGCGAAGCCGAGGCCCTCGCCACCGTCACGATCAACCCGGCCTTCCAGCTCCTGATCGACGACCGCGTGGGTTCGCTGGAGGCGGGGAAGGACGCGGACATCGTCCTGTGGGAGAACTATCCGCTCTCCTCCTACGCCCGGGTCCGGACGACGTATATCGACGGCGAGGTGGTGTTCGACGTCGACGCGGACATGGCGATGCGGGTGGAGATCGCGGCCGAGAAGGCGGAGTTGCGAGAGATGCTCGGCGAGGCGGACGAGGGCGACGACTCGGATAACGAGCGCGAGCCGGGGCGGCAGCCCGGAGGTGAACGATGA